A region of the Candidatus Rokuibacteriota bacterium genome:
CTTTCCTCTCGCTCCTGGGCCCGGCCGTCGTCGAGACGATCCAGATCTCGGTCATGGGAACGGCGGTCGCGTGCCTTCTGGCGGTGCCGCTGGGCCTCCTGGCGACGAGCACGCTGACCTGGCGCGGGATCCTTCACCAGCGGGTCGGACGGCTCCGTCGCGCCGTCTGGTTCGGACCCTACGCGCTCTCCCGGGCGCTCCTGTCGCTCTTCCGCTCGATCCCCGAGCTGGTGTGGGCGCTGCTCGTCGTCCGCGCGGTCGGGCTCGGGCCGTTCGCGGGGGTGCTGGCCCTCGGGATCGCCTACGGAGGCATGCTGGGCAAGGTCTATTCCGAGATTCTCGAGGGCGTGAGCCCCCAACCGCTGGAGGCACTCCACGCGGGAGGGGCGGGCAGGCTCGGGATCGTCCTCTACGGCCTCCTCCCCCAGGCGCTGCCCAACCTCCTTTCCTACACCCTCTACCGCTGGGAGTGCGCGATCCGGGCCTCGGCGATCCTGGGCTTCGTGGGGGCGGGCGGGCTCGGCCAGCAGCTCGAGCTCTCGATGCGCATGTTCCAGTTCAACGAGGTGCTGACGCTTCTCGTGACGCTCTTCCTCCTGGTGGCCGGCGTCGACCTCGTCAGCGGCCGGCTCCGCGCGGCCCTGGCACGGTAGTCATGGGCGACCCGACCGCCAGTCTCCCGGCGCTCGCGCGGCCCCGACGGTCGGCCTGGGCGTGGCTCGTCGTCGGGGCCTTTGCCGCCCTCGTCCTCTGGAGTGCCCGGGGCACCGAGGTGGACGTGGCCGGGCTCCTGGGGAGCGAGGGGCGGCACCAGATGCTGGCCTATGTGCGAAGGCTCTTCCCGCCCGACCTCTCGGCAACGATGCTCTGGGATGCCCTCGCCGGCGCTCTGGAGACCTTCGCGATCTCCTTCGTGGGAAGCCTTCTCGCCGTTCTCATCGCGTTCCCCCTCTCGGTCCTGACGACCCGCACGCTCCTCTACCGGGGGATCCTCTACGAGGGACGTCGGCTCGGGCCGTGGCAGGAAGGGCTCCGTGTCGGCCTCTACGCGCTGGCCAAGGGAACGCTCAACCTGCTCCGGACGATTCCGGAAATCGTCTGGGCGCTGATCTTCGTCTTCCTGGTGGGGTTGGGGCCGTTCCCGGGCGTGCTGGCCCTCGGCGTACACACGGCGGGCGTGCTCGGCAAGCTCTTCGGCGAGGTGCTGGAGGCCGTGGACGCTAAACCACTGGAGGCGCTCCAGGCGATGGGCGCCAGCCGCGTCCGGATCCTTCTCTACGGGATCCTCCCCCAGGCGCTCCCGCAGTGTCTCGCCTACGCGCTCTACCGCTGGGAGGTCAACATCCGCGCCGCGGCGGTGCTCGGGTTCGTGGGCGCGGGGGGCCTGGGGCAGCGGATCTACGTCGCCATCAGTCTCTTCCTGGAGAACCAGCTCCTGACCCTGATCCTCGCCGTGTACCTGATGGTGACGCTGGTCGACGCCCTCAGCGCCTTCCTGCGCCACCGGCTCGCGTGAGAGCGTTCAGGGACGGTTCTGGTTTTCCAGGAAGCTGATCAGGCGCTCGCGGAGCTCGGGAGGAATTTCGGTCTCGCTCAGTCGGCGGACGGCGCTCACGGTGCCGCGGTAGGTGTTGACGAAGGCGATGCAGGGCGAGCAGCCCGCCAGGTGCGCGTCGAGCCTCCGAGTGGTTTCGGGGGGGAGACTGCCGTCCAGGTAGTCGACAAGCAGGTCCACGATTTCCCGACACCGCATCTCTGAAGACACCTTCACCTCCGCGTCTTCGATCAAACAGGCCTGTACCACGTTACCACACCCCCTCG
Encoded here:
- the phnE gene encoding phosphonate ABC transporter, permease protein PhnE gives rise to the protein MRFSRSAGFADRLRSKSAFPYLFGLCFVASLLFSVRLAQVDPRLLVEAQALANLARFVGGMFPPELSWSFLSLLGPAVVETIQISVMGTAVACLLAVPLGLLATSTLTWRGILHQRVGRLRRAVWFGPYALSRALLSLFRSIPELVWALLVVRAVGLGPFAGVLALGIAYGGMLGKVYSEILEGVSPQPLEALHAGGAGRLGIVLYGLLPQALPNLLSYTLYRWECAIRASAILGFVGAGGLGQQLELSMRMFQFNEVLTLLVTLFLLVAGVDLVSGRLRAALAR
- the phnE gene encoding phosphonate ABC transporter, permease protein PhnE, whose protein sequence is MGDPTASLPALARPRRSAWAWLVVGAFAALVLWSARGTEVDVAGLLGSEGRHQMLAYVRRLFPPDLSATMLWDALAGALETFAISFVGSLLAVLIAFPLSVLTTRTLLYRGILYEGRRLGPWQEGLRVGLYALAKGTLNLLRTIPEIVWALIFVFLVGLGPFPGVLALGVHTAGVLGKLFGEVLEAVDAKPLEALQAMGASRVRILLYGILPQALPQCLAYALYRWEVNIRAAAVLGFVGAGGLGQRIYVAISLFLENQLLTLILAVYLMVTLVDALSAFLRHRLA
- a CDS encoding zf-HC2 domain-containing protein — protein: MRCREIVDLLVDYLDGSLPPETTRRLDAHLAGCSPCIAFVNTYRGTVSAVRRLSETEIPPELRERLISFLENQNRP